A stretch of the Vigna radiata var. radiata cultivar VC1973A chromosome 7, Vradiata_ver6, whole genome shotgun sequence genome encodes the following:
- the LOC106767255 gene encoding mitotic-spindle organizing protein 1B — protein sequence MDPEAARAARESLDLAFHMSNILDTGLDRHTLSVLIALCDLGVNPEALAAVVKELRKEKPSLSSSLPEAPSFP from the coding sequence ATGGATCCGGAGGCTGCTCGAGCTGCACGAGAATCTCTAGACCTGGCGTTCCATATGTCCAATATACTTGACACGGGTCTAGACCGTCACACACTTTCGGTTCTAATTGCACTTTGTGATCTTGGAGTCAATCCAGAAGCACTTGCTGCTGTTGTCAAGGAACTAAGAAAAGAGAAGCCCTCGTTATCATCATCACTTCCTGAGGCTCCTTCTTTTccataa